In a genomic window of Bradyrhizobium ontarionense:
- a CDS encoding DHA2 family efflux MFS transporter permease subunit, with amino-acid sequence MNKQRVIPLIVATALFMENMDSTVIATSLPAIARDIGTSPLTLKLAITSYLLSLAVFIPASGWTADRFGARRVFSSAVFVFMIGSIGCALANSVENFVFARILQGMGGAMMTPVGRLVLLRSVDKSALVGAMAWVTIPALIGPVIGPPVGGFITTYFSWHWIFLINIPIGIVGIVMALRFIDPIKSDNPEPFDLYGMVLAGIGLAGLAFGLSVAGLNLLPWSVVASLVAIGAIAMTLYVRHSRRTNSPVLDFSLLRLPTLRASIVGGFMFRLGIGALPFLLPLLMQIGFGLSPFQSGLVTFGSSAGAMGMKALAARIIRAFGFRYLMTVNAVVSSVFLAACALFTPATPLMLILIILVVGGFFRSLQFTAINTVAYAEVETAQMSRATTLTSVNQQLAISAGVAVGAFSVETTMWMHQASQITASSFAPAFIVVAITSALSSIFFWQMPDDAGSEISGRKVAAIASRKGAEKGKEKAATKTASETTQDARDQRLG; translated from the coding sequence ATGAACAAGCAACGCGTCATTCCGCTGATCGTCGCCACCGCCCTGTTCATGGAGAACATGGATTCCACGGTCATCGCCACCTCGCTGCCGGCGATCGCCCGCGACATCGGCACCAGCCCGCTGACCCTGAAGCTCGCCATCACCTCCTACCTGCTGTCGCTGGCGGTATTCATCCCCGCGAGCGGCTGGACCGCCGACCGGTTCGGCGCGCGGCGGGTGTTCTCCAGTGCCGTCTTCGTGTTCATGATCGGCTCGATCGGGTGCGCGCTCGCCAATTCGGTCGAGAACTTCGTGTTCGCCCGTATCCTGCAGGGCATGGGCGGGGCGATGATGACGCCGGTGGGCCGGCTCGTGCTGTTGCGCTCGGTCGACAAGAGCGCGCTGGTCGGCGCGATGGCCTGGGTCACGATCCCGGCGCTGATCGGCCCGGTGATCGGGCCGCCGGTCGGCGGCTTCATCACCACCTATTTCTCCTGGCACTGGATCTTCCTGATCAACATCCCGATCGGCATCGTCGGCATCGTGATGGCGTTGCGCTTCATCGATCCGATCAAGAGCGACAATCCCGAACCATTCGACTTGTATGGAATGGTGCTCGCGGGCATCGGCCTTGCCGGGCTCGCCTTCGGGCTCTCCGTCGCCGGCCTGAACCTGCTGCCGTGGTCGGTCGTCGCGAGCCTGGTCGCGATCGGCGCCATCGCGATGACGCTCTACGTCCGGCACTCCCGCCGCACCAACTCGCCGGTGCTGGATTTCTCGCTGCTGCGGCTGCCGACCTTGCGCGCCTCGATCGTCGGCGGCTTCATGTTCCGGCTCGGCATCGGCGCGCTGCCGTTCCTGCTGCCGCTGTTGATGCAGATCGGCTTCGGCCTGTCGCCGTTCCAGTCCGGCCTCGTCACCTTCGGCTCCTCGGCCGGTGCGATGGGCATGAAGGCGCTGGCGGCGCGCATCATCCGCGCCTTCGGCTTCCGCTATCTGATGACCGTGAATGCCGTGGTCAGCTCGGTCTTCCTCGCGGCCTGCGCGCTGTTCACGCCGGCGACGCCGCTGATGCTGATCCTGATCATCCTGGTCGTCGGCGGCTTCTTCCGCTCGCTGCAGTTCACCGCGATCAACACCGTCGCCTATGCCGAAGTCGAGACGGCGCAGATGAGCCGCGCCACGACGCTCACCAGCGTCAACCAGCAGCTCGCGATCTCGGCCGGTGTCGCGGTCGGCGCATTCTCGGTCGAGACCACGATGTGGATGCATCAGGCGAGCCAGATCACCGCCTCCTCCTTCGCGCCGGCCTTCATCGTCGTCGCCATCACCTCGGCGCTGTCCTCGATCTTCTTCTGGCAGATGCCGGACGATGCCGGCAGCGAGATCTCGGGCCGCAAGGTCGCGGCGATCGCAAGCCGCAAGGGCGCCGAGAAGGGCAAGGAAAAGGCGGCGACCAAGACCGCGAGCGAGACCACGCAGGATGCGCGGGATCAGCGGCTCGGGTAG